From Micromonospora sp. NBC_01699, a single genomic window includes:
- a CDS encoding VOC family protein has protein sequence MTQTGHNPTPAWFDISTPDGPRAHRFYQDMFGWPVHVLDGTYALVGGDGGPPVGGIGQAGPDSPYTGIVVYFRVDDVDAALARAEQLGGTRTMDPVSVPGQGRMAVFGDLDGNPVGLLGP, from the coding sequence ATGACTCAGACCGGACACAACCCGACACCCGCGTGGTTCGACATCTCCACCCCCGACGGCCCCCGGGCGCACCGCTTCTACCAGGACATGTTCGGCTGGCCGGTGCACGTCCTGGACGGCACGTACGCGCTGGTGGGCGGGGATGGCGGGCCACCGGTCGGCGGGATCGGCCAGGCCGGCCCGGACAGCCCGTACACCGGGATCGTCGTCTACTTCCGGGTCGACGACGTCGATGCCGCGCTCGCGCGGGCCGAACAGCTCGGCGGAACCCGGACCATGGACCCGGTCAGCGTGCCGGGGCAGGGGCGGATGGCCGTGTTCGGCGACCTCGACGGCAACCCCGTCGGACTGCTGGGACCGTGA
- a CDS encoding sigma-70 family RNA polymerase sigma factor, which translates to MVRARDGDDAAFTRLVQPLRRELHAHCYRMLGSTHDADDALQDALLRAWRGLDRFEGRGSLRSWLYTVATRTCLDVVETRGRRALPVDLGPSSEHAVLAQPLTDIAWLGPYPDAGLGAGPAAPEARYEQREAVELAFVAALQHLPGNQRAALLLFEVLGFSAAEIAIMMDTSTASVNSALQRARRIVTEKIPGPSQQQTLREIDDTRLREVVGAFCTAMERGDATALVALLTKDVTWSMPPLAHWYHGLDAVMDFAVEVPLTRCPSWRYLTTGANGQPAVAFYLGESATATHLAWGITVLTLRGEQIAEITSFLAPEDFPAFGLPASLP; encoded by the coding sequence CTGGTCCGGGCGCGCGACGGGGACGACGCCGCGTTCACCCGCCTGGTACAGCCGCTGCGCCGGGAACTGCACGCCCACTGCTACCGCATGCTCGGCTCGACCCATGACGCCGACGACGCGCTCCAGGATGCCCTGCTGCGGGCCTGGCGGGGGCTCGACCGGTTCGAGGGGCGCGGATCGCTGCGCTCCTGGCTCTACACCGTCGCCACCCGTACCTGCCTGGATGTTGTCGAGACCCGGGGCAGGCGGGCGCTGCCGGTCGACCTCGGGCCGTCCAGCGAGCATGCGGTGCTGGCCCAGCCGCTGACCGACATCGCCTGGCTGGGCCCGTACCCGGACGCGGGGCTCGGTGCAGGCCCGGCCGCCCCGGAGGCGCGGTACGAGCAGCGCGAGGCCGTCGAACTCGCCTTCGTCGCCGCCCTGCAACACCTGCCGGGCAACCAGCGGGCGGCGCTGCTGCTGTTCGAGGTCCTCGGCTTCTCCGCCGCCGAGATCGCGATCATGATGGACACCAGCACCGCCTCGGTGAACAGCGCCCTGCAACGGGCCCGCCGGATCGTCACCGAGAAGATCCCCGGGCCCAGTCAGCAGCAGACGCTGCGGGAGATCGACGACACCCGCCTGCGGGAGGTCGTCGGCGCGTTCTGCACCGCCATGGAACGCGGTGACGCCACCGCCCTGGTCGCCCTGTTGACCAAGGACGTCACCTGGTCGATGCCGCCGCTGGCGCACTGGTACCACGGCCTCGACGCGGTGATGGACTTCGCCGTGGAGGTCCCGCTCACCCGCTGCCCGAGCTGGCGGTACCTGACGACCGGCGCGAACGGCCAGCCCGCGGTGGCGTTCTACCTCGGCGAGAGCGCGACCGCCACGCACCTGGCCTGGGGGATCACCGTGCTGACGCTGCGCGGCGAGCAGATCGCCGAGATCACCTCGTTCCTCGCCCCGGAGGACTTCCCGGCCTTCGGGCTGCCCGCCTCGCTGCCCTGA